The proteins below come from a single Fastidiosipila sanguinis genomic window:
- a CDS encoding SseB family protein — MKDTNTEDKSNEKDKVLDDYMAKLWSYDPENPELGMRDPKELEEIFTKADFDFNPLAYQAGELRYLAYHGGRLVYFMRLDKAQKRKEREKIEAEGGKTELSEEQKEADEQSTNLLLVTQNRLDIIHEGLRDRIIKLLGVYYYKSKITNAPYIDGKGRVFIFITPVAIEKAETVLNENPDLELEFADNIENLSKQLYLNACDIILINDGDLAFEARREYILPQSEIETDEEKNVISENNRNLRYFILSFGQVLMSEHEFAEEDDEQYRMALLQLEAQISARLMSANAYFTVKEIAEGNQAVEFVILNDETGRKAIGCFVDDASLPVGGPFEYKVMPFLPIAKLVLESLEEGAQQELDGIIINPGTLNFFLDIKWLQRLLSFADYMQKQQENKEKRDSEEK; from the coding sequence ATGAAAGATACAAATACAGAAGACAAATCAAATGAAAAAGATAAAGTTTTAGATGATTATATGGCAAAGTTGTGGTCTTACGATCCAGAGAATCCTGAATTAGGTATGAGAGATCCCAAAGAGCTAGAAGAGATTTTCACCAAAGCTGATTTCGATTTTAATCCATTAGCCTATCAGGCAGGCGAACTACGTTACTTAGCATACCACGGAGGTAGGCTAGTATATTTCATGCGTCTTGACAAAGCTCAGAAACGTAAAGAACGTGAAAAGATAGAAGCGGAAGGTGGCAAAACAGAGCTAAGTGAAGAGCAAAAAGAGGCTGATGAGCAAAGTACCAACCTTTTATTAGTTACTCAAAACCGTCTTGATATAATTCATGAAGGTTTAAGAGATAGGATAATAAAACTTCTAGGCGTTTATTACTATAAATCTAAAATAACAAATGCCCCATATATTGATGGAAAGGGTAGAGTATTTATTTTTATTACTCCAGTTGCTATTGAAAAGGCTGAAACAGTACTTAATGAGAATCCTGATCTCGAATTAGAATTTGCAGATAATATTGAGAATTTGTCTAAGCAGTTATACTTAAATGCTTGCGACATTATTCTGATAAATGATGGAGATTTAGCATTTGAGGCTAGGAGAGAATATATCTTGCCACAGAGTGAGATTGAGACTGATGAAGAGAAAAATGTTATATCTGAGAATAATAGAAATTTACGCTATTTCATTCTGTCATTTGGTCAAGTGTTAATGTCTGAACATGAATTTGCTGAAGAAGATGATGAGCAGTATAGAATGGCCTTGTTACAATTGGAAGCTCAGATTTCTGCACGTTTAATGTCAGCAAATGCATATTTTACTGTCAAAGAAATTGCAGAGGGTAATCAGGCGGTTGAGTTTGTTATTTTAAATGATGAAACAGGTAGAAAAGCTATTGGATGCTTCGTAGATGATGCGTCCTTGCCAGTTGGAGGTCCTTTCGAGTACAAAGTAATGCCATTCTTGCCGATTGCTAAACTCGTGTTAGAGTCACTTGAAGAAGGTGCACAACAAGAGCTTGATGGTATCATAATAAATCCTGGCACATTGAATTTCTTCTTGGATATTAAATGGTTACAACGTTTATTAAGTTTTGCCGATTATATGCAAAAACAACAAGAGAACAAAGAAAAGAGAGATTCAGAAGAAAAGTAA